A window of the Serratia sarumanii genome harbors these coding sequences:
- the fur gene encoding ferric iron uptake transcriptional regulator codes for MTDNNIALKKAGLKVTLPRLKILEVLQNPECHHVSAEDLYKKLIDMGEEIGLATVYRVLNQFDDAGIVTRHNFEGGKSVFELTQQHHHDHLICLDCGKVIEFSDESIEVRQRDIAKQHGIKLTNHSLYLYGHCETGDCREDETLHDKK; via the coding sequence ATGACCGACAACAACATCGCACTGAAGAAGGCCGGCTTAAAAGTCACGCTTCCGCGACTCAAAATCCTGGAAGTACTGCAAAATCCGGAATGCCATCACGTCAGTGCGGAAGATTTGTACAAAAAACTGATTGATATGGGCGAAGAGATCGGGCTGGCAACGGTTTATCGCGTACTGAACCAGTTTGACGATGCGGGCATTGTGACACGTCACAATTTCGAAGGCGGCAAGTCCGTGTTCGAGCTGACCCAACAGCATCACCACGATCACCTGATTTGCCTGGACTGCGGCAAAGTGATTGAATTCAGCGACGAATCCATCGAAGTTCGCCAGCGTGATATCGCCAAGCAGCACGGCATCAAGCTCACCAACCACAGCCTGTACCTGTACGGCCACTGCGAAACCGGTGACTGTCGTGAAGACGAAACGCTGCACGACAAGAAATAA
- a CDS encoding beta-N-acetylhexosaminidase, with translation MNAFKLSALAALTATMGFLGGMGNAMADQQLVDQLSQLKLNVKMLDNRAGENGVDCAALGADWASCNRVLFTLSNDGQAIDGKDWVIYFHSPRQTLRVDNDQFKIAHLTGDLYKLEPTAKFSGFPAGKAVEIPVVAEYWQLFRNDFLPRWYATSGDAKPKMLANTDTENLDQFVAPFTGDQWKRTKDDKNILMTPASRFVSNADLQTLPAGALRGQIVPTPMQVKVHAQDADLRNGVAPDLSTLVKPAADAVNQRFALLGVPVQANGYPIKTDIQPGKFKGAMAVSGAYELKIGKKEARVIGFDQAGVFYGLQSILSLVPSDGSGKIATLDASDAPRFEYRGIFLDVARNFHKKDAVLRLLDQMAAYKLNKFHFHLSDDEGWRIEIPGLPELTEVGGQRCHDLSETTCLLPQYGQGPDVYGGFFSRQDYIDIIKYAQARQIEVIPEIDMPAHARAAVVSMEARYKKLHAAGKEQEANEFRLVDPTDTSNTTSVQFFNRQSYLNPCLDSSQRFVDKVIGEIAQMHKEAGQPIKTWHFGGDEAKNIRLGAGYTDKAKPEPGKGIIDQSNEDKPWAKSQVCQTMIKEGKVADMEHLPSYFGQEVSKLVKAHGIDRMQAWQDGLKDAESAKAFATSRVGVNFWDTLYWGGFDSVNDWANKGYEVVVSNPDYVYMDFPYEVNPDERGYYWGTRFSDERKVFSFAPDNMPQNAETSVDRDGNPFSAKSDKPWPGAYGLSAQLWSETQRTDPQMEYMIFPRALSVAERAWHRAGWEQDYRAGREYKGGETHFVDTKALEKDWLRFANILGQRELAKLDKGGVAYRLPVPGARVAGGKLEANIALPGLGIEYSTDGGKQWQRYDAKAKPAVSGDVQVRSVSPDGKRYSRAEKV, from the coding sequence ATGAACGCATTCAAACTGAGCGCATTAGCCGCTTTGACGGCAACGATGGGATTCCTGGGCGGCATGGGAAACGCCATGGCCGATCAACAGCTGGTGGATCAACTGAGTCAGCTGAAGCTGAACGTAAAAATGCTGGATAACCGCGCCGGCGAAAACGGCGTGGATTGCGCGGCGCTGGGCGCCGACTGGGCCTCTTGCAACCGGGTGTTGTTCACCCTCAGCAACGACGGCCAGGCGATCGACGGCAAAGACTGGGTCATCTATTTCCACAGCCCGCGCCAGACCCTGCGGGTGGACAACGACCAGTTCAAGATAGCTCACCTCACCGGCGATCTGTACAAGCTGGAGCCGACCGCCAAATTCAGCGGTTTCCCGGCCGGTAAGGCGGTGGAAATTCCAGTGGTGGCCGAATACTGGCAGCTGTTCAGAAACGACTTCCTGCCGCGCTGGTATGCCACGTCCGGCGACGCCAAGCCGAAAATGCTGGCGAATACCGATACCGAAAATCTGGATCAGTTCGTGGCGCCGTTCACCGGCGACCAGTGGAAGCGCACCAAGGACGACAAAAATATTCTGATGACGCCGGCTTCGCGCTTTGTCAGCAATGCCGATCTGCAGACGCTGCCTGCCGGCGCGCTGCGCGGCCAGATCGTGCCGACGCCGATGCAGGTGAAAGTACACGCGCAGGACGCCGATCTGCGTAACGGCGTGGCACCGGATCTGAGCACGCTGGTCAAGCCGGCGGCGGACGCCGTCAACCAGCGCTTTGCGCTGCTGGGCGTGCCGGTTCAGGCCAACGGCTATCCGATCAAGACCGACATTCAGCCGGGCAAGTTTAAAGGCGCGATGGCGGTGTCAGGCGCCTATGAGTTGAAAATCGGCAAGAAAGAGGCGCGAGTGATCGGTTTCGATCAGGCCGGGGTGTTCTACGGGCTGCAGTCGATCCTGTCGTTAGTGCCGAGCGACGGCAGCGGCAAGATCGCCACGCTGGACGCCAGCGATGCGCCGCGCTTCGAGTATCGCGGCATTTTCCTCGACGTGGCGCGCAACTTCCATAAGAAGGACGCGGTGCTGCGCCTGCTGGATCAGATGGCGGCCTACAAGCTCAACAAATTCCACTTCCACCTGAGCGATGACGAAGGCTGGCGCATCGAGATCCCCGGTTTGCCTGAGCTGACGGAAGTCGGCGGCCAGCGCTGCCACGATCTGAGCGAAACCACCTGCCTGCTGCCGCAGTACGGCCAGGGGCCGGACGTCTACGGGGGCTTCTTCAGCCGTCAGGACTATATCGACATCATCAAATACGCCCAGGCGCGCCAGATTGAAGTGATCCCGGAGATCGACATGCCGGCGCACGCCCGCGCCGCGGTGGTCTCGATGGAAGCGCGCTATAAAAAGCTGCATGCCGCCGGGAAAGAGCAGGAGGCCAACGAATTCCGCCTGGTGGATCCGACCGATACCTCCAACACCACCTCCGTGCAGTTCTTTAACCGCCAGAGCTACCTGAACCCGTGCCTGGACTCTTCCCAGCGCTTTGTCGACAAGGTGATCGGCGAAATCGCCCAGATGCATAAAGAAGCCGGCCAGCCGATCAAGACCTGGCACTTCGGCGGCGACGAAGCGAAAAACATTCGCCTGGGCGCCGGCTATACCGACAAGGCGAAACCGGAGCCGGGCAAAGGCATCATCGATCAGAGCAACGAAGACAAGCCGTGGGCCAAGTCGCAGGTGTGCCAGACGATGATCAAAGAAGGCAAGGTGGCCGACATGGAGCACCTGCCGAGCTACTTCGGCCAAGAGGTCAGCAAGCTGGTGAAGGCGCACGGCATCGACAGAATGCAGGCCTGGCAGGACGGCCTGAAAGACGCCGAGAGCGCGAAGGCGTTCGCCACCTCGCGCGTGGGCGTCAACTTCTGGGATACCCTGTACTGGGGCGGTTTCGATAGCGTCAACGACTGGGCCAACAAAGGGTATGAAGTGGTGGTTTCCAACCCGGACTACGTCTATATGGACTTCCCTTACGAGGTGAACCCGGACGAGCGCGGTTACTACTGGGGCACCCGCTTCAGCGACGAGCGCAAGGTGTTCAGCTTTGCGCCGGACAACATGCCGCAGAACGCGGAAACCTCGGTCGACCGCGACGGCAACCCCTTCAGCGCCAAGAGCGACAAGCCGTGGCCGGGCGCCTACGGGCTGTCCGCTCAGCTGTGGAGCGAAACCCAGCGCACCGATCCGCAGATGGAATACATGATCTTCCCACGCGCGCTGTCGGTGGCGGAACGCGCCTGGCACCGCGCCGGTTGGGAGCAGGACTATCGCGCCGGCCGCGAATACAAAGGAGGGGAAACCCACTTTGTCGATACCAAGGCGCTGGAGAAAGACTGGCTGCGCTTCGCTAATATTCTGGGCCAGCGTGAGCTGGCCAAGCTGGACAAAGGCGGCGTCGCTTACCGTCTGCCGGTGCCGGGCGCGCGCGTAGCGGGCGGCAAGCTGGAGGCGAATATCGCGCTGCCGGGATTGGGCATCGAGTATTCCACCGACGGCGGCAAGCAGTGGCAGCGCTATGACGCCAAGGCCAAACCGGCGGTTTCCGGTGACGTTCAGGTGCGTTCGGTCAGCCCGGACGGTAAACGCTACAGCCGCGCCGAGAAGGTTTAA